A part of Miscanthus floridulus cultivar M001 chromosome 6, ASM1932011v1, whole genome shotgun sequence genomic DNA contains:
- the LOC136457350 gene encoding uncharacterized protein yields the protein MAPSSMASNPLFDMQVTEKLTRQNHAMWSAQVLATLRGARLERYVNSKAVAPAEEITEKAADGKVVKVSNPAYEEWYAADQQVLGFLLGSLSRDILVQVTISRTAAEAWKAISDMFASHTRARTTNVRLALATMKKENMTVAQFYGKMKGLADEMSVAGKPLNDEELVMYICNGLDPEYNPLVFALVTRVEPVTPAELYSQLLSFETRLELQLGNGSSSVNTAGRGGRGGNQQMRGRGRGRSNFGRGSSGGRGSSGGRGQQNYQRSNQQNQNQRKSFSMGPTATHDRDGRPICQVCFKTGHMVLECWHRFVENYVPEERHVAAAMSLYSMDQNWYMDTGATDNITSDLEKLAVRDKYNGGDQIHTASGAAFIQMQELASAMKFLFFLLTYSHTHLIKGENNWMIKCLILLTHVIMKLLQRTGEPQHLNEALENKNWKEAMDLEYSALMKNKTWHLVPPKKGTNIIDCKWVYKIKRKSDGSLDRYKARLVAKGFKQRYGIDYDDTFSPVVKAATIRIVLSVAVSKGWSLRQLDVQNDFLHGLLEEEVYMKQPPGYEDKSLPNYVCKLDKALYGLKQAPRAWYSRLSMKLQDLGFKPSKADTSLFFYEKGNISMYVLVYVDDIIVASSTPSATSALLNDLNKDFALKDLGDLHYFLGIEVNKVSDGIILTQEKYASDVLKRVGMSDCKPVATPMSTSEKLSIHEGDALGPNDATQYRSVVGALQYLTLTRPDISFSVNKLREF from the exons ATGGCGCCGTCAAGCATGGCGTCGAATCCCCTTTTCGACATGCAAGTCACGGAGAAGCTCACGCGCCAAAACCATGCTATGTGGTCGGCGCAAGTTCTTGCAACCTTACGAGGTGCAAGATTGGAGCGCTACGTCAACAGCAAAGCCGTCGCTCCAGCAGAAGAGATCACTGAGAAGGCGGCCGATGGCAAGGTCGTCAAGGTCTCCAACCCTGCATACGAAGAGTGGTATGCTGCGGACCAACAGGTCCTTGGATTTCTTCTTGGGTCCCTGTCCAGGGATATATTGGTGCAAGTCACCATCTCAAGGACGGCTGCTGAAGCTTGGAAGGCAATCAGCGACATGTTTGCCTCCCACACACGCGCACGTACGACGAATGTGCGCCTCGCCCTCGCAACAATGAAAAAGGAGAACATGACCGTAGCTCAATTCTACGGCAAGATGAAGGGACTAGCAGATGAGATGTCTGTAGCAGGAAAGCCCCTCAATGATGAAGAGCTGGTGATGTATATCTGCAATGGTCTAGATCCTGAGTACAATCCTTTAGTCTTTGCCCTTGTAACTAGAGTTGAACCTGTTACTCCCGCCGAATTGTACTCACAACTATTAAGCTTTGAGACTAGACTAGAATTGCAGCTCGGCAATGGATCTTCGTCGGTCAACACAGCAGGAAGAGGAGGCCGTGGAGGAAATCAGCAGATGCGCGGTCGTGGTCGTGGGCGCTCCAACTTCGGCCGAGGCTCATCTGGTGGCCGAGGTTCATCTGGTGGGCGCGGCCAACAGAACTATCAGCGATCCAATCAGCAGAACCAGAACCAGCGCAAAAGTTTCTCCATGGGCCCAACTGCAACTCATGACAGGGATGGCCGGCCTATCTGTCAAGTCTGCTTCAAGACAGGACATATGGTGCTTGAATGCTGGCACCGTTTTGTTGAGAACTACGTTCCAGAGGAACGTCATGTTGCTGCTGCCATGAGTCTCTATTCCATGGATCAAAATTGGTACATGGACACTGGCGCCACCGACAACATCACCAGTGATCTTGAGAAGCTCGCCGTTCGTGACAAGTATAATGGCGGCGACCAAATCCACACCGCAAGTGGTGCAG CCTTCATCCAAATGCAGGAGCTCGCCTCAGCCATGAaatttctcttcttcctcctgacCTACAGCCATACACATCTGATCAAGGGGGAGAACAATTGGATGATCAAATGTTTAATCTTGCTAACCCATGTGATAATGAAGCTCCTGCAGAGAACAG GAGAACCACAGCATTTAAATGAAGCTTTAGAAAATAAAAATTGGAAAGAAGCTATGGATCTTGAATACTCTGCTTTAATGAAGAACAAGACTTGGCATCTAGTACCTCCAAAAAAGGGTACTAATATTATTGATTGCAAATGGGTTTATAAAATCAAACGAAAGTCAGATGGGAGTCTTGATAGATATAAGGCTCGTCTTGTTGCTAAAGGTTTCAAGCAGAGATATGGGATAGATTATGATGATACTTTTAGTCCTGTGGTTAAGGCTGCAACTATTAGAATTGTTCTGTCAGTTGCGGTATCGAAAGGTTGGAGTTTACGTCAACTagatgtccaaaatgatttcctgcaTGGCTTATTAGAAGAAGAAGTATACATGAAACAGCCGCCTGGATATGAGGATAAATCTTTACCGAATTATGTGTGTAAGCTTGATAAggctttatatgggcttaagcaagcgcCAAGAGCGTGGTATTCTAGATTGAGCATGAAGTTGCAAGATTTGGGTTTTAAACCATCTAAAGCAGATACATCTTTATTCTTCTATGAGAAGGGAAATATTAGCATGTATGTTCttgtttatgttgatgatattattgtGGCAAGTTCTACACCAAGTGCAACTTCAGCTCTGCTTAATGATCTTAACAAAGATTTTGCCTTAAAAGATTTGGGTGATCTGCATTATTTTCTTGGAATTGAGGTTAATAAAGTTTCAGATGGTATAATTCTAACTCAAGAGAAGTACGCTTCGGATGTATTAAAAAGAGTTGGTATGAGTGATTGTAAGCCAGTGGCAACGCCTATGTCTACTTCAGAGAAACTTTCGATTCATGAAGGGGATGCTCTCGGTCCTAATGATGCTACACAATATAGAAGTGTAGTTGGTGCGTTACAATATTTGACTTTGACAAGACCAGATATATCATTTTCTGTTAACAAG TTAAGAGAATTCTGA